TGATCCAGAGCGCATAGCTTTCCGGCAGCGGATCGGGCGCGCTGAGACCGATGAGACCATACTCGGCGCTCGGATTGCCGAACACTTCGAGGAGGGAATAGTCGAGGGTGCGGTCGGTTTCGACCGGAATGGGGCTGACGGTGTAGGCCTTGGCGCCGTCCGTCACGCCCTCGACCGTGTAGCCCGCGACGAACTGCACCGCGTCGATCCGCTTGGCATTGGCACCGGGAATATCGACGATGCCGGGCACGCAGTGGTGGTTGGTCAGCAGATAGCGTTCCGAAACGATGAACGCTGTGCAGGGAAAGACCCCCGCATCCGTCAGCACGTCGAGCCGGCCGACCGCGCGCCCGAGCCGCACGAAGCTGGTCTGTGGCCCGTAACTCGAGATCAGCTCGTTGTTGTATGCGCCGATATTGGCCTCGAGCGACACGGCGCCGGCCACCGATTGGCGATCGGAGAGAACGATGCGCCCGAAGTCGCCGCGCGGCGCGGCCGGTGACGGGTCGGCGCGCCCCGGAACGGTGAATGCAATCACCACCAGCAACGAAAGGATCGCTCTCGACATACCGTCACCTCCAACGGGCGGCTCGCCCGGGCCGTCTCCACCGCCGAGCATGATGGCACTGATTCGTGAAATGCCCGTTTGCCCTCGGCGCATCGACAGGCTGGCAGGGGAACGCGGCAGCCGCACGGCAAGGCACAGCCGGCCACCAATTCTTCACCGCTCCCGCCTAATTTGTCGTCATGGCCACCCTCTACGACATCAAGCCGCGCTTCCAGGCGCTCCTTCGCCCGCTCGTGCGCCGCCTCGCCGGGGCCGGGGTGACAGCGAACGCGGTCACGCTCGCGGCCGCCCTCCTCTCGCTCGCGCACGGCGCTTGGATCCTGTTGCAGCCCGCGAACCCTTGGCCACTCCTCCTCCTGCCGGCGAGCCTCCTTGCCCGCATGGCGCTCAATGCCATCGACGGAATGCTGGCCCGTGAGCACGGCCAGGCCTCGGCGTCGGGCGCCGTGCTCAACGAACTCGGCGACCTCATCAGCGATGCCGCACTCTATCTGCCGCTTGCGCTGGTCGCGGCTTTCCATGGTCCGCTGGTCGTCGCCATTGTCGCCCTCGGGCTGACGGGCGAGACGATGGGCATTCTGGCGCAAGCGCTCGGTGGCGTACGGCGCTACGATGGCCCGCTCGGCAAATCGGACCGCGCGCTTGCCTTCGGCGCCCTCGCGCTCGTCGCCGGCTTCGGCCTGGCGGACGGAACATGGCTCGCCTGGCCGCTGGGATTGATGGCCCTTCTCGCCCTCGCAACCGTCATCAATCGGGCACGCGCGGCGGCTGCGGCCGGCGCCGCGAGCAGAGGCGGGGTGAAACGAGCCACGGACGCAGGGGAGGGAAGATGACGGGAGAGCGAATTCTCGGCCTTGCCCCGCCCGCGTTCTGGGCGCTCGCGGCAGTCTACTGCGTGCTCGTTGCAGCGAGCTTTGCCACCCTCTGGCTCGAGCGGGGCCGGCCCGCCTCGCTGCCGGCGAGCGAGTTGCGCCAGCGGGTCCGCTCCTGGTGGCTGATGGTGGGCCTCTTCACGCTCGTGGTGCTGGCTGGCCGCCTTGCGGCCATCGTGGCGATCGGCTTGGTTATCTTCCTCGCGCTCAAGGAATATCTTTCCCTGATCCCGACGCGTCGCGTCGAACGCGCGACGCTCCTCTGGGTCTATCTGACCATACCCATTCAGCTCACCTTCGCCTACCATGAGAACTACGAGCTGTTCATCGTGTTCGTTCCCGTCTGGGCTTATCTTTTCATCACCATGGCTCTCGTCCTCAGGGGCGAAACGCAGGGCTTCCTGCGCTCGGTCGGCATGATCAGCTGGGGCCTCATGATGACGGTGTTCGCCTTGAGCCACCTCGGCTTCCTGCTGGTCGCGGGCGATCGGGTCATCCCGGTGGCGGGCGGCGCCGGACTGCTCTTCTTTCTCCTCTTCATGACGCAGGCCAACGACGTCGCGCAATACGTCTGGGGCCGCAGCCTCGGGCGCCGCAAAATCCTGCCGACTGTCAGCCCCAACAAGACCTGGGAGGGTTTCCTCGGCGGCCTCGTGACGACAACGGTGCTTGCCGCCATCGCGGGACCGCTCCTCACCCCGATGCCGATCGCCTGGTCGGCGGCGGCCGGCGCCATGCTCGCAATCGCCGGCTTCCTCGGCGATGTCACCATGTCGGCACTGAAGCGCGACCTCGGCGTCAAGGACACCTCCGCCATGATCCCGGGCCACGGCGGCGTGCTCGACCGCCTCGACAGCCTGACCTTCGCAGCACCAGTGTTCACGCACGCCTATCGCTTTTTCTTCTTCCCGTGAGTTGAGCGCGATGACGAGCGGACAAGCGAACGAGGAGACGAGACCTGGCCGGCCGCGGAACCCGGCCCCGGCGCCCGCCAACCCACCCGCCGGCGGCATCCCCTCCTGGCGAAGCCGGCAACTCAAGCGCGCCTTCTTTGCCCTCTTCGTTCGCCCGCTCATCCTCCTCGTCCTCGGCATCAACATGCGCCGCCGGCACCTGCTCCCGACCCGGGGACCCGGCATCATCGTCGCCAACCACAACTCGCACCTCGACACCCTGACGCTCATGGCCCTGATGCCGCTCGGCCGGTTGCCCGAGGTGCGTCCGGTTGCGGCAGCCGACTATTTCCTAGCCAACCGCTGGCTGCGCTTCATCGCACTCGATTTGCTCGGCATCCTGCCGATCGCGCGCGGCGGCATCGTCTCCAACCCCATCGCGCTCTGCCGCGAGGCGCTCGATCGGGGTGAGTTGCTGATCCTCTTTCCCGAAGGCAGCCGCGGCGATCCCGAGCGTCTCGCCGAATTCAAGAAGGGCATTTCACTCATCGCCCGCAGCCGTCCCGACGTTCCGATCACCCCGGTTTTCCTCCATGGCCTCGGCAAGGCGCTGCCGAAGGGGTCGTTTCTGCTCGTGCCCTTCTTCTGCGATGCCTTCGTCGGCGAGCCAATCGTCTACCGCGATAGCGGCGGGCCCGACGAATTCATGGACCTCCTCGAGCGCCGGTTCCGCACGCTCGCGGCGGAGGGCAACTTCGAGCCCTGGGAGTGAAGGCCGCGGCGTTCATCTGGGGGCTGGCGGAGGCAACCCTCTTCTTCGTCGTTCCCGATGTACTGGTGAGCGCGGTGGCGGCGCGCGGCGGCCCGCGACCGGGCCTCGTTGCCGGTCTTGCCGCCGCCCTCGGCGCGGCCCTCGGTGGCCTTATCATGTGGTTGCTCGCGCACCCGGGAGTCGGTCCCGGTGCCGGCCCGGTCTTTTCGTTCCTCGATGACGCGCTGCCTGCCATCTCGGGCACCATGATCGAAGGCGTGCGCACCGCGATGGCGGGCGATGGATGGTTCGCGGCCATGCTCGCCGGCGCCTTTTCCGGCACCCCATATAAACTCTATGCGACGGCGGCAGGCGAGACCGGCCTCGCCCCACTCCTCTTCGTCGCCGTCTCCGTGCCGGCGCGGTTGCTGCGCTTCGCCCTCGTCGTCGCGCTCGCGGCGGGCTTTGCGCGCATCGCCGGCCCACGCATCGGCGAGCGATCCGTTCTCGTCGTCCTCGCGCTCTTCTGGATCGGCTTTTATGCGCTCTTCTGGTCCCTCATGCCGAACTGAGCGACCGCCCCGATGGCGGGCGATGGCACGCCATCGCCCGCTTGCGGCATCGAGATCAAACGGTCCAGAGAGCGGTGGCATTCGCCACCGTCGCCGAAACCGCGACTGCCAACAGAGCCCCCGCAATGACGAGTGCCAGATCGCCGATGACCGCTCGATTGCGCCTGAGTGTCCTCATGGCTACCCCCGCTCGAGCTGTCCGACCACGAGGAAGTTGGTGGTGCCGGAGGTCGAACCAGCATGCTGGCAGTGCCCTCGTTGCGACAAACTTCCCCGAGTGAACAAGGTAATCCGATTCGCCGACGGTGGATTGTATCGCCCGTCCACAGCTATCCAACCGCCTTCGTCGACATTCGGGAACTGTGCCCATCACGGATTTGAATCGACGATCCGGTCGCGGCATCATGCGCCATCGCTAGAGGGCAACGACCAACCGGGGGCGTGGACATGTCGAGGCGGGCAAGCAGACCGAAAAGACACGATTGCGACCGTGGCGTCGTTGGCACGGTCCGCCTCGTTGGCATCGCCCCGCTGCTGCTCTGCGTGCTTGCCTTGGCAGCATCGCCCACGCACGGCGGCGAGGCAGCGCCCACCTCTCCAGAGGCGCAAAGCGCCATCGTTCCAGGCTCCGGCGCGAGCTTCAGGGACTGCCCGCAATGCCCGGAAATGGTGGTGATCCCCGCCGGAACGTTCATGATGGGCGCGGGACCGCACGAGACCACGGCGATCCTCGGCGAATTCCCCTACGTCAAACGCCAGTGGATCGCATCCGAGACGGTCCGCCATCCGGTTACCATCGCGCGACCCCTCGCGGTCGGGAAGTTCGAGGTCACCCGCGGCCAGTTCGCGCACTTCGCCGACGAGACCGGCCATCGCGTCGAGGACAGCTGCTTCACGCACAGCGACACACCGGCGGCCTGGGGCCGGACGGAGGGCCGTTCCTTCCGCAACACCGGATACCCGCAGACCGACGACGACCCCGCCACCTGCGTCAGCTGGGGCGATGCCAAGGCCTATACCCTATGGCTGAAGAAGCTGACCGGCCACGATTACCGTCTCCTCTCGGAAGCCGAGTGGGAATATGCCGCCCGCGCCGACTCCGCGACGCGCTTTGGTTTCGGCGACGACGCGGGCGACCTTTGCCGCAACGGCAACGGCGCCGACCGGACGGGCGGCGAGAATGGCGCGCGCTGGCGCGATCCCGTTCCCTGCACCGACGGGCACTGGTTCACCGCCCCGGTCGGGAGCTTTTCTCCCAACGCCTGGGGCCTCCACGACATGCATGGCAACGTCTGGGAATGGGTAGAAGACAGCTGGCACCGCTCCTACGACGGCGCACCCGCCGATGGCGCAGCCTGGACCACCGGTGGCCACGCGCCGGCTCGCGTCGTGCGTGGTGGCTCCTGGAAGAGCCGCCCATGGAACATGCGCTCGGCCTATCGTACCGGCCTCGGGCCGCAGGAGCGAAATGGCACTGGCGGCTTTCGTGTCGCGCGCCCGATCACGCCCTAGTTCACGGCGCCGGCAGGAGCCCATGCGCCGGCTGCGACCGCGCGCGCCGTCCTATCGCATCAACTCGCGCATCGCCCCGTCGAGCCCCTCGAGCGTCAGGGGAA
This window of the Hyphomicrobiales bacterium genome carries:
- a CDS encoding CDP-alcohol phosphatidyltransferase family protein; the protein is MATLYDIKPRFQALLRPLVRRLAGAGVTANAVTLAAALLSLAHGAWILLQPANPWPLLLLPASLLARMALNAIDGMLAREHGQASASGAVLNELGDLISDAALYLPLALVAAFHGPLVVAIVALGLTGETMGILAQALGGVRRYDGPLGKSDRALAFGALALVAGFGLADGTWLAWPLGLMALLALATVINRARAAAAAGAASRGGVKRATDAGEGR
- a CDS encoding 1-acyl-sn-glycerol-3-phosphate acyltransferase, whose product is MTSGQANEETRPGRPRNPAPAPANPPAGGIPSWRSRQLKRAFFALFVRPLILLVLGINMRRRHLLPTRGPGIIVANHNSHLDTLTLMALMPLGRLPEVRPVAAADYFLANRWLRFIALDLLGILPIARGGIVSNPIALCREALDRGELLILFPEGSRGDPERLAEFKKGISLIARSRPDVPITPVFLHGLGKALPKGSFLLVPFFCDAFVGEPIVYRDSGGPDEFMDLLERRFRTLAAEGNFEPWE
- a CDS encoding SUMF1/EgtB/PvdO family nonheme iron enzyme — protein: MSRRASRPKRHDCDRGVVGTVRLVGIAPLLLCVLALAASPTHGGEAAPTSPEAQSAIVPGSGASFRDCPQCPEMVVIPAGTFMMGAGPHETTAILGEFPYVKRQWIASETVRHPVTIARPLAVGKFEVTRGQFAHFADETGHRVEDSCFTHSDTPAAWGRTEGRSFRNTGYPQTDDDPATCVSWGDAKAYTLWLKKLTGHDYRLLSEAEWEYAARADSATRFGFGDDAGDLCRNGNGADRTGGENGARWRDPVPCTDGHWFTAPVGSFSPNAWGLHDMHGNVWEWVEDSWHRSYDGAPADGAAWTTGGHAPARVVRGGSWKSRPWNMRSAYRTGLGPQERNGTGGFRVARPITP
- a CDS encoding phosphatidate cytidylyltransferase; the protein is MTGERILGLAPPAFWALAAVYCVLVAASFATLWLERGRPASLPASELRQRVRSWWLMVGLFTLVVLAGRLAAIVAIGLVIFLALKEYLSLIPTRRVERATLLWVYLTIPIQLTFAYHENYELFIVFVPVWAYLFITMALVLRGETQGFLRSVGMISWGLMMTVFALSHLGFLLVAGDRVIPVAGGAGLLFFLLFMTQANDVAQYVWGRSLGRRKILPTVSPNKTWEGFLGGLVTTTVLAAIAGPLLTPMPIAWSAAAGAMLAIAGFLGDVTMSALKRDLGVKDTSAMIPGHGGVLDRLDSLTFAAPVFTHAYRFFFFP